A region of Gracilinanus agilis isolate LMUSP501 chromosome 3, AgileGrace, whole genome shotgun sequence DNA encodes the following proteins:
- the LOC123239796 gene encoding LOW QUALITY PROTEIN: homeobox protein NANOG-like (The sequence of the model RefSeq protein was modified relative to this genomic sequence to represent the inferred CDS: deleted 1 base in 1 codon), giving the protein MSSCSHSQQCQSCRPKGDASHPYYTWISSSQPGSLTSPSLYSNCHLQSPGKLQPSTAISPAPSSMDKFIQDTPDSATSPTSNSLSSQNKPKTHQGKDQSPVKKPKMRTVFSQAQLNVLNSRFVEQKYLSPQQIRNVAENLNLTYKQVKTWFQNQRMKSKRWQKDSMWSKNGNRNVQNGSALGEYISLYSLFHQDYMVSSSGTLPVWSNQTWNNQFQNSGESSYQHQIFQHSYPASDLGTTFGNNTSGAYPMKSQTSMSFNTPHPMEYLPSYSMNMQLTHSKSEEDYDYRQASDAQTQFLDPIGVPVFLS; this is encoded by the exons ATGAGCTCCTGCTCTCACTCTCAGCAATGCCAGTCTTGCCGGCCCAAAGGGGATGCCAGCCACCCTTACTACACCTGGATCTCCTCGTCCCAGCCGGGGTCACTTACTTCCCCAAGCCTTTACTCTAATTGCCACCTACAGAGTCCAGGAAAGCTCCAGCCAAGCACAGCAATTTCTCCTGCTCCTTCATCCATGGATAAATTTATTCAAGATACTCCTGATTCTGCCACTAGCCCTACTTCAAATAGCCTTTCCTCCCAGAACAAACCCAAGACCCATCAGGGAAAAGACCAAAGCCCAGTCAAAAAACCTAAGATGAGGACAGTGTTCTCTCAGGCTCAACTGAATGTACTCAACAGCAGATTTGTGGAGCAGAAATACCTAAGCCCACAGCAGATCCGAAATGTGGCTGAGAACTTGAACCTTACTTACAAACAGGTCAAGACCTGGTTTCAGAACCAGAGAATGAAATCAAAGAGATGGCAGAAAGATAGCATGTGGTCAAAGAATGGCAACCGTAATGTTCAGAATGGATCAGCTCTTGGGGAA TACATAAGTCTCTACTCTCTATTTCACCAGGACTATATGGTTAGTTCTTCTGGAACCCTTCCAGTATGGAGCAACCAGACTTGGAATAATCAGTTCCAGAATAGTGGTGAGAGCTCCTATCAGCATCAGATATTTCAGCACTCTTACCCTGCCAGTGACTTGGGGACTACCTTTGGAAATAATACTAGTGGGGCTTATCCCATGAAATCACAGACTTCTATGAGTTTTAATACCCCCCACCCCATGGAATATCTCCCAAGCTACTCTATGAACATGCAACTGACCCACAGCAAGTCAGAAGAGGACTATGATTATCGGCAGGCCAGTGATGCTCAAACGCAATTCTTAGATCCCATTGGGGTACCTGTATTCCTGTCATAA